The genomic DNA atGCCGACAACAATTATTCGGACCAAAAGAAAATCTCTTTGGATACTTACTGTTCTCTCTAGATGCATGCATTACATTGTATTTCTCCTTTTTCACTGAAGGAAGTGAGCAACCTGCACTAGATTCATGTTTGATGATATCCCAACGGTGAACAATGTGATTGTTAGTCTCAGGTCTTGAACATGCAACAATTGGAGAACCATCAGATTTTTCATCACGAGTGAATCTTAACATAAGATTTGAATCAAAGTCAGCTTTTAACTCCCGTGCTAACAAATTTCTACTGACAGTAAATATTTTGGGATGTTCATATTTCTCTGATGCCTGTCCACTTGCAATATTAATCAATGATTCAATTACGTCAATGGCTTCTCCATTATGTGGACTTGCAGAATCATGAGAATGTTGGAGAAAGTTTAGAACTTCTTTTCCAGATTTAGAAATTCCTTTATCATTAGCCTGGGCTATAATTATTTCCTTGCAAGAATTAGATAGGTCATTTATAATTTCTGGATCTTTCCTAGAAGTACCATATTCATCTTTTGATGCTCCAATGCCATTGCAACTTCTAGGAAACTGTGATGATTCAAGAGATgctgttttgaaaatgttttttctGCATGTCTCTCTGTTGCTTCCTACGCCAAAGGAAACTCTTTCACACGCACTGATACCAAAGATCTTCACAAAAAACAATGCTCTAGTGACATTTATAAATACTAAAAATTCGCCAAAGTTAATAGAATGATCTACCACAAACTTTGCCCATCCTTCTTGAAAAGCTAACTGACCATTAATCCTGGATACTTTAACCTTTGACGATTGTTCATTACAATCTTTGAGATATACATTCTGATTGACATGGCCAATCAAATTATAAGTAAACTTTGGCGGTATGAACTGCATATAGTTGTTAAAATTGGGAGAAAAAAAGCAGGTAAGTATCAGAAGAAACAAGTGCTGTATCATAAAGGAGAAAGGAAAATGTAAATATAGTTTATCAAGCATCAAGCCAGAATGATTATTAacaatgaaaaatccaaaaaattcTTGTAATTTTTCTGGTAGCCTACTTAGTTGTCAATGATTATTCCTAGATTCAAAGCATTTGGATGAATTATCCTCTAAAATAAGCTGTAAGTGAAATACCATAGTGGCTTCCTTTTAACTCATATGCTTTTGGTTCTTCTCCTACCATACTTACATTAGTTTTCCATTTTAAAATCTGAGAAATCAGAAGGTATCATACATGTTAATTACCTATATTACAATTTTTTGTGGAAGCCTATTGATAATATGCTAAATTCCATATTATTAGAGTACCTTAATAACCCTCATATTAGAGAGAACTGAAATGGAAGCAATTTTTAGGATGCTTGAGTGGATAATTTCTATTGTTGAAAGGATGTTCCACTATGTCTTTGTCTTATATCGATTCATGACTACTATGTCTTTGTCTAAGGCTCCTTAATGGATTACTCAAGAAATTGATTGGCATGAAGGCCTTTATTATGGAAAGGCAATGACAACTATCATGCAATTAATTGGTCAATCAACTATGTTACTCCCATGGGCACATGAGAGTCTGGGTGTGGTCAACTTGAGCACTCACAATGCGACATGTTTGTGTAAATGGTAGTcaatagt from Zingiber officinale cultivar Zhangliang chromosome 4A, Zo_v1.1, whole genome shotgun sequence includes the following:
- the LOC121969993 gene encoding B3 domain-containing protein Os01g0905400-like isoform X1, giving the protein MVKPKRKKQVLEDEIAEQCSGGKRLSCPAPLQLPPPSFFKIMLGDFTKVLFIPPKFTYNLIGHVNQNVYLKDCNEQSSKVKVSRINGQLAFQEGWAKFVVDHSINFGEFLVFINVTRALFFVKIFGISACERVSFGVGSNRETCRKNIFKTASLESSQFPRSCNGIGASKDEYGTSRKDPEIINDLSNSCKEIIIAQANDKGISKSGKEVLNFLQHSHDSASPHNGEAIDVIESLINIASGQASEKYEHPKIFTVSRNLLARELKADFDSNLMLRFTRDEKSDGSPIVACSRPETNNHIVHRWDIIKHESSAGCSLPSVKKEKYNVMHASRENIGGFGSTLCAKSLLDTKRKTCESVHDTLPEEDQQVDSCCQRNQNPETAKIEAVNNVKAPLLPDSFSFSLTLPSDNWCCLELPHRLPLKGRRKNYEHRIVVLQDPSRRSWPIMYQANNKFTGFLSGWKNFATSNKLRQGNQCEFFVIPNEIEAAFQVKIIRP
- the LOC121969993 gene encoding B3 domain-containing protein Os01g0905400-like isoform X3 is translated as MVKPKRKKQVLEDEIAEQCSGGKRLSCPAPLQLPPPSFFKIMLGDFTKVLNVYLKDCNEQSSKVKVSRINGQLAFQEGWAKFVVDHSINFGEFLVFINVTRALFFVKIFGISACERVSFGVGSNRETCRKNIFKTASLESSQFPRSCNGIGASKDEYGTSRKDPEIINDLSNSCKEIIIAQANDKGISKSGKEVLNFLQHSHDSASPHNGEAIDVIESLINIASGQASEKYEHPKIFTVSRNLLARELKADFDSNLMLRFTRDEKSDGSPIVACSRPETNNHIVHRWDIIKHESSAGCSLPSVKKEKYNVMHASRENIGGFGSTLCAKSLLDTKRKTCESVHDTLPEEDQQVDSCCQRNQNPETAKIEAVNNVKAPLLPDSFSFSLTLPSDNWCCLELPHRLPLKGRRKNYEHRIVVLQDPSRRSWPIMYQANNKFTGFLSGWKNFATSNKLRQGNQCEFFVIPNEIEAAFQVKIIRP
- the LOC121969993 gene encoding B3 domain-containing protein Os01g0905400-like isoform X2; translation: MVKPKRKKQVLEDEIAEQCSGGKRLSCPAPLQLPPPSFFKIMLGDFTKVLFIPPKFTYNLIGHVNQNVYLKDCNEQSSKVKVSRINGQLAFQEGWAKFVVDHSINFGEFLVFINVTRALFFVKIFGISACERVSFGVGSNRETCRKNIFKTASLESSQFPRSCNGIGASKDEYGTSRKDPEIINDLSNSCKEIIIAQANDKGISKSGKEVLNFLQHSHDSASPHNGEAIDVIESLINIASGQASEKYEHPKIFTVSRNLLARELKADFDSNLMLRFTRDEKSDGSPIVACSRPETNNHIVHRWDIIKHESSAGCSLPSVKKEKYNVMHASRENRGFGSTLCAKSLLDTKRKTCESVHDTLPEEDQQVDSCCQRNQNPETAKIEAVNNVKAPLLPDSFSFSLTLPSDNWCCLELPHRLPLKGRRKNYEHRIVVLQDPSRRSWPIMYQANNKFTGFLSGWKNFATSNKLRQGNQCEFFVIPNEIEAAFQVKIIRP